The Deinococcus humi genome has a segment encoding these proteins:
- a CDS encoding GNAT family N-acetyltransferase: MRGVDLSPLSATPDTREQLTELLMQTVAGGGSVGFMHPLMLEAATDFWAGALAAAERGERIILGGWDGPQLIGTVTLILNTPPNQPHRAEIAKMMTHPRWRGRGVATMLLQAAEAQAVLHGRTMLVLDTASDGGAAGLYERAGYTFAGELPDYALKPYGGLTGTRLYWKRIGDEAGKN, from the coding sequence GTGAGAGGAGTAGATCTCAGTCCACTGAGCGCTACGCCAGACACCCGTGAGCAGCTGACCGAACTCCTGATGCAAACGGTGGCCGGAGGAGGTTCGGTGGGATTTATGCACCCGCTGATGCTGGAAGCAGCCACTGATTTCTGGGCGGGGGCGCTGGCCGCTGCCGAGCGCGGTGAACGAATCATCCTAGGAGGCTGGGACGGACCACAGCTGATCGGCACAGTCACCCTGATCCTGAACACGCCACCTAATCAGCCCCACCGCGCCGAGATCGCCAAGATGATGACCCATCCCCGCTGGCGTGGAAGGGGCGTGGCAACGATGTTGCTGCAGGCCGCCGAGGCACAGGCCGTACTCCACGGACGCACCATGCTGGTGCTGGACACCGCCTCGGACGGTGGAGCAGCGGGGCTGTACGAGCGCGCGGGTTACACCTTCGCCGGAGAATTGCCCGACTACGCCCTCAAGCCGTACGGTGGCCTGACCGGGACACGGCTGTACTGGAAACGCATCGGGGATGAGGCTGGCAAGAATTAG
- a CDS encoding ATP-grasp domain-containing protein, producing MNILFTKNFSVTAAQLQALRGTRYTVWASHTDPGHGMLAAADHTFLEPRGLLGDDYAAWLLNACVQHGISLVIPGKERERLASWAGRFEAAGVTLIVPATEATQRHLERKDEFLRDWETDILPIPRWTTFDSLQTFDEAVAALREPGVRLCVKPARGIYASGFRVLLDTPDLKSFLAGELYQMSQAAARELFAQGTAQGDLPTMLLMHTLEGAERSVDCVAWQGELLRAVVRRKSGQGNEGGQQIEDRPDLLEAARQISARYGLSGIFNFQTKDGPDHEGRNRRPNMLEINARASGGLRYSLAAGVNFPLLLLDAATGVLDRAAMPPVQTGLRVAEDKVARVVQGAEATA from the coding sequence ATGAATATCCTGTTCACCAAGAACTTCAGCGTCACCGCCGCCCAGCTTCAAGCCCTGAGGGGCACCCGTTACACGGTCTGGGCCAGTCACACCGATCCAGGCCACGGCATGCTGGCGGCGGCGGATCACACTTTTCTGGAACCGCGCGGCCTGCTGGGCGACGACTACGCGGCGTGGCTGCTTAACGCCTGCGTGCAGCACGGCATCAGTCTGGTCATTCCCGGCAAGGAGCGCGAACGGCTGGCGAGCTGGGCAGGGCGGTTTGAGGCAGCAGGCGTCACGCTGATCGTGCCCGCGACGGAGGCCACCCAGCGCCATCTGGAACGCAAGGACGAGTTCCTGCGCGACTGGGAGACCGATATCCTGCCAATTCCGCGCTGGACCACCTTTGACAGCCTCCAGACGTTTGATGAGGCGGTGGCAGCCCTGCGTGAGCCGGGCGTGCGCCTGTGCGTCAAGCCCGCGCGGGGCATCTACGCCAGCGGGTTCCGGGTCCTGCTGGACACGCCAGACCTGAAGTCGTTCCTGGCGGGCGAGCTGTACCAGATGAGCCAAGCGGCGGCGCGTGAGCTGTTCGCCCAGGGAACCGCACAGGGCGACTTGCCCACCATGCTGCTGATGCACACACTGGAGGGCGCTGAGCGCAGCGTGGACTGCGTGGCGTGGCAGGGCGAGCTGCTGCGCGCGGTGGTGCGCCGCAAGAGCGGCCAAGGCAATGAGGGAGGCCAGCAGATCGAGGACCGCCCCGATCTGCTGGAAGCCGCCCGACAGATCAGCGCCCGCTACGGCCTGAGCGGCATCTTCAACTTCCAGACCAAGGACGGGCCAGATCACGAGGGGCGCAACCGCAGGCCCAACATGCTGGAAATCAACGCCCGCGCCTCCGGTGGCCTGCGCTACAGCCTGGCGGCGGGGGTCAATTTCCCGCTGTTGCTGCTCGACGCCGCGACAGGCGTCCTGGACCGCGCCGCAATGCCTCCGGTCCAGACTGGGCTGCGCGTCGCCGAGGACAAGGTGGCCCGCGTCGTCCAGGGCGCGGAGGCAACAGCTTGA
- a CDS encoding phosphoribosyltransferase domain-containing protein, with protein MTPASPARTEHTVTLPSGTLKLWLEAPHPPLDTLLDYAVRQNPRRGFLFVSRVLGKHIPVSPLVAAGTYRTLAAALPTLTAPHFVGLAETATALGEGVFQAWRGQHPGQAATFQHTTRYQTDRPLLLRFDEPHSHAPAHLLYDPGPAARAATDLVLIDDELSTGTTLENLAREWHRLHPHLRRVVMVSLTDWCSRRDEIERALALPVTFVSLTRGGYSFTPAPDWQPPELPAVTGNGADKSAVLPSAGPRYGQAVALSWPDLDLCATDRVLVLGTGEYQYPAFALAQHIEPAVSSCAFSATTRSPVLKGLAMTSKLSFSDNAGDGMPNYLYNVNPDLYTRILVTYEGRCFPDPALMALLGEKAEAVCLSPLEAQ; from the coding sequence TTGACCCCTGCCTCGCCTGCCCGGACCGAGCACACGGTCACGCTGCCCAGCGGCACGCTGAAACTGTGGCTGGAAGCGCCGCATCCGCCGCTGGACACCCTGCTGGACTACGCGGTGCGGCAGAATCCCAGGCGCGGCTTTCTGTTCGTCAGCCGGGTGCTGGGCAAGCACATCCCGGTTTCTCCGCTGGTGGCGGCGGGGACGTATAGGACGCTGGCAGCGGCGTTGCCCACCCTGACTGCCCCCCATTTCGTCGGGCTGGCGGAAACGGCCACCGCGCTGGGCGAGGGCGTGTTTCAGGCGTGGCGCGGGCAGCATCCAGGCCAGGCCGCCACCTTTCAGCACACCACGCGTTATCAGACGGACCGTCCCCTGCTGCTGCGCTTCGACGAACCGCACTCGCATGCCCCGGCCCACCTGCTGTACGATCCCGGCCCGGCGGCCCGCGCCGCCACCGATCTGGTGCTGATCGACGACGAGCTGTCCACCGGGACCACGCTGGAAAATCTGGCCCGCGAGTGGCACAGGCTGCACCCACACCTGCGCCGCGTCGTGATGGTCAGCCTGACTGACTGGTGCTCGCGCCGCGACGAGATCGAGCGGGCGCTGGCCCTGCCCGTGACCTTCGTGAGCCTGACGCGTGGGGGCTACAGCTTCACGCCTGCTCCCGACTGGCAGCCGCCGGAATTGCCCGCTGTGACCGGCAACGGGGCCGACAAATCGGCGGTGCTGCCCAGCGCCGGGCCGCGCTACGGGCAGGCCGTGGCATTGAGCTGGCCCGATCTGGACCTGTGCGCCACAGACCGGGTGCTGGTGCTGGGGACGGGCGAGTACCAGTACCCGGCCTTCGCGCTGGCCCAGCACATCGAGCCAGCGGTGTCATCCTGCGCCTTCTCGGCCACCACGCGCAGTCCGGTGCTGAAGGGACTGGCGATGACCAGCAAATTGAGCTTCAGCGACAACGCGGGCGACGGCATGCCCAATTACCTGTACAACGTGAATCCGGACCTCTACACCCGCATCCTGGTCACGTACGAGGGGCGCTGCTTTCCCGATCCCGCATTGATGGCCCTGCTGGGCGAGAAGGCCGAAGCCGTCTGCCTCAGTCCGCTGGAGGCGCAGTGA
- a CDS encoding HAD-IIB family hydrolase encodes MIVAFSDLDDTLFQTRRKLPLGMDGLTPATLGRDGQPHSFCTPAQSALLAHFASSGVTLIPVTGRDQAAMARVTLPFTSWRILDHGLTLLRPDGGVDLDWRTYVLTQLEPLQDALADCTAAVTGLAAEHGCRLTRHTAHGTHFMTVFKHPDADATQLEQMQLALEKHVERTYDSGLHVIANANNVSVLPRGLGKSEAVRHLRETQFPHATLTLALGDSLSDLGFMNACDLAITPPGGQLLRTVTAAKLPQR; translated from the coding sequence GTGATCGTCGCCTTCAGCGATCTGGACGACACGCTGTTCCAGACCCGGCGCAAGCTGCCACTGGGGATGGACGGCCTGACCCCGGCCACCCTGGGCCGCGACGGCCAGCCACACTCCTTCTGCACGCCCGCGCAGTCGGCCCTGCTGGCCCATTTTGCCAGCAGCGGCGTGACCCTCATCCCGGTCACGGGCCGCGATCAGGCGGCGATGGCGCGGGTAACGCTTCCATTTACCTCGTGGCGGATCCTGGACCACGGGCTGACACTGCTCCGCCCGGACGGAGGGGTGGACCTCGACTGGCGCACATACGTACTGACACAGCTCGAACCGTTACAGGATGCACTGGCCGACTGCACCGCCGCCGTCACTGGACTGGCCGCCGAACACGGCTGCCGCCTGACCCGCCACACCGCCCATGGCACCCATTTCATGACCGTCTTCAAGCACCCAGACGCCGACGCGACCCAGCTGGAACAGATGCAACTGGCACTGGAGAAGCACGTCGAAAGGACCTATGACAGCGGGCTGCACGTCATCGCCAACGCCAACAACGTGAGCGTGCTGCCGCGGGGGCTGGGCAAGAGCGAGGCGGTACGCCATCTGCGCGAGACGCAGTTCCCGCACGCCACGCTGACGCTGGCGCTGGGCGACAGCCTGAGCGATCTGGGATTCATGAACGCCTGTGATCTGGCGATCACGCCTCCAGGAGGGCAGTTGCTGCGAACTGTGACCGCCGCGAAATTGCCCCAGCGCTAA
- a CDS encoding mannose-1-phosphate guanylyltransferase translates to MQTVQTSPDLSASGAATAPFVPVILAGGSGERFWPLSRRHRPKQFLTLDDSGRSLLQATSDRLVTLCGEPEGLMVVTGNDYRSQVLEQLPDMPLENLLVEPAARDTAPAVLYAALRIARTQPGAVMGVFPADHRVTDSQTFGRVVQQAIALAASSGRLVTIGITPTFPATGYGYIQRGEAMGEGDEFTAYTVTRFTEKPDSGTAQGFLADGGYTWNSGIFVWKVSAILDAFRQHQPELYGLLCEAMEADSRGLTNRALRETFPTLPKISIDYAILEKSDAVSVIPAEFGWDDLGDWNALERLLKGEGENVAVGRHVGLDTGGAILYTTDGDDLIATIGLEDVVVVRANEVTLVVRKDRTQDIKRVVQQLKAHPELERFA, encoded by the coding sequence ATGCAGACCGTCCAGACCAGTCCAGACCTGAGCGCCTCCGGGGCGGCGACCGCGCCGTTCGTGCCGGTGATCCTGGCAGGCGGCAGCGGCGAACGCTTCTGGCCGCTGTCGCGCCGCCACCGTCCCAAACAATTTCTGACCCTGGACGACTCGGGGCGCAGCCTGCTGCAGGCCACGAGTGACCGGCTGGTGACGCTGTGCGGCGAACCCGAGGGCCTGATGGTGGTGACCGGCAACGACTACCGCTCGCAGGTGCTGGAGCAGCTTCCCGACATGCCGCTGGAGAACCTGCTGGTGGAACCTGCCGCCCGTGACACGGCCCCCGCTGTGCTGTACGCGGCGCTACGAATTGCCCGCACCCAGCCCGGCGCGGTCATGGGCGTGTTCCCCGCCGATCACCGCGTCACCGATTCGCAGACCTTCGGGCGGGTGGTCCAGCAGGCCATCGCGCTGGCGGCGAGCAGCGGCCGGCTGGTCACCATCGGGATCACGCCCACCTTCCCGGCCACCGGCTACGGGTACATCCAGCGCGGTGAGGCGATGGGGGAGGGCGACGAATTCACCGCCTACACCGTCACGCGCTTCACCGAAAAGCCCGACTCCGGAACGGCGCAGGGCTTCCTGGCAGATGGGGGCTACACCTGGAACAGCGGCATCTTCGTATGGAAGGTCTCGGCCATTCTGGACGCTTTCCGTCAGCATCAGCCGGAGTTGTATGGGCTGCTCTGTGAAGCGATGGAGGCCGACAGCCGTGGCCTGACGAACCGCGCCCTGCGCGAGACCTTCCCCACCCTCCCCAAGATCAGCATCGATTACGCGATTCTGGAGAAATCGGACGCCGTCAGCGTGATTCCTGCCGAGTTCGGCTGGGATGACCTGGGCGACTGGAACGCACTGGAGCGGCTCCTGAAGGGCGAGGGCGAGAACGTCGCGGTGGGTCGCCATGTGGGTCTGGACACCGGGGGCGCGATCCTGTACACCACGGACGGCGATGACCTGATCGCCACCATCGGCCTGGAGGACGTCGTCGTGGTCCGCGCCAACGAGGTCACGCTGGTGGTGCGCAAGGACCGTACCCAGGACATCAAGCGCGTGGTGCAGCAGCTCAAGGCCCACCCGGAACTGGAACGCTTCGCCTGA
- a CDS encoding glucose-1-phosphate thymidylyltransferase, producing the protein MKAIIPAAGLGTRLRPLTFTRPKPVLRVAGQPIIRHAIHTLMAAGITDIGIVVSDITRGEIQHAVREVADANITLINQHEQLGLGHAVLTAREWVGDSEFCVYLGDNLFEFGAKPFVERFQQEKPAALIALVEVADPTAFGVAELNGGDQITRLVEKPKVPPSNLAVAGLYCFTPQIFGVLEHMPPSARGEYEITDGIQGLIDGGQTVLGQRVEGWWKDTGRPEDLLDANRLLLEGLETDIQGTVEKSRISGRVVIPASARVTGSQIVGPVMLAENVVIEYAYIGPFTSIGEGSVVRNAEVEHSVVDSQVIIENTYRRLQDCLIGVRAQVRGGREMPRTLKMIISDASVVELV; encoded by the coding sequence ATGAAGGCCATTATTCCTGCTGCTGGACTGGGCACCCGCCTGCGCCCCCTGACGTTTACCCGCCCCAAACCCGTGCTGCGGGTGGCCGGGCAGCCGATCATCCGGCACGCCATCCACACCTTAATGGCCGCCGGGATCACCGACATCGGCATCGTGGTCTCGGACATCACGCGCGGCGAGATTCAGCACGCCGTGCGCGAGGTGGCGGACGCGAACATCACGCTGATCAACCAGCATGAGCAACTGGGACTGGGCCACGCGGTCCTGACCGCCCGCGAGTGGGTGGGCGATTCGGAGTTCTGTGTCTACCTGGGCGACAATCTGTTCGAGTTCGGCGCGAAGCCTTTTGTCGAACGTTTCCAGCAGGAAAAACCGGCAGCCCTGATCGCCCTGGTGGAGGTTGCCGATCCCACCGCTTTCGGCGTGGCCGAGCTGAACGGCGGGGACCAGATCACCCGGCTGGTGGAAAAACCCAAGGTGCCGCCCAGCAATCTGGCGGTGGCCGGGCTGTACTGCTTCACGCCGCAAATTTTCGGCGTACTGGAACACATGCCGCCCTCGGCGCGCGGCGAGTACGAGATCACAGACGGCATTCAGGGCCTGATCGACGGCGGTCAGACGGTGTTGGGCCAGCGTGTTGAGGGCTGGTGGAAAGACACGGGACGTCCGGAAGACCTGTTGGATGCCAACCGCCTGTTGCTGGAGGGCCTGGAAACGGACATTCAGGGCACGGTAGAGAAATCCCGCATCTCTGGCCGGGTGGTGATTCCAGCCTCGGCGCGGGTCACAGGCAGCCAGATCGTGGGGCCGGTAATGCTGGCCGAGAACGTGGTCATCGAGTACGCCTACATTGGTCCCTTTACCAGCATCGGGGAAGGCAGCGTGGTTCGCAACGCTGAAGTCGAACACAGCGTCGTCGATTCCCAGGTGATTATCGAGAACACCTACCGCCGCCTGCAGGACTGCCTGATCGGCGTGCGGGCACAGGTGCGTGGGGGCCGCGAAATGCCGCGCACCCTGAAGATGATCATCTCGGACGCCAGCGTGGTGGAACTGGTGTGA
- a CDS encoding DUF177 domain-containing protein, with amino-acid sequence MSDSPLIHLGSLLRSSEDAHASGELDHLNYEQGNQTLTLTFTEPAPYEINVNPLGGNELYLQGSFEPTVTMECARCLRDVEVPLELKLGTLMRYEPSADAPYLEEAETGEEVLVFGDPNLDLSGYLAETTLLASPLSVLHAPDCKGLCQVCGHDLNDGPCEHMAAVPVEEIDDELGIPLGASHARQTPFAGLRDLDLPEE; translated from the coding sequence ATGAGCGATTCTCCCCTGATTCACCTGGGTTCCCTGCTGCGGTCCTCCGAGGACGCGCACGCTTCGGGTGAGCTGGACCACCTGAACTACGAGCAGGGCAACCAGACCCTGACCCTGACCTTTACCGAGCCTGCTCCCTATGAGATCAACGTCAACCCGCTGGGTGGCAATGAGCTGTACCTGCAGGGCAGCTTCGAACCCACCGTCACCATGGAGTGCGCCCGCTGCCTGCGCGACGTGGAGGTGCCGCTGGAGCTGAAACTCGGCACGCTGATGCGCTACGAGCCGTCCGCCGACGCCCCTTACCTGGAGGAAGCTGAGACCGGCGAGGAGGTGCTGGTCTTCGGTGATCCCAACCTGGACCTCAGCGGCTACCTGGCCGAGACCACCCTGCTGGCCTCGCCGCTGAGCGTGCTGCATGCGCCCGACTGCAAGGGGCTGTGTCAGGTCTGCGGCCATGACCTGAACGACGGTCCCTGCGAGCATATGGCGGCGGTGCCTGTTGAGGAGATCGACGACGAACTGGGCATTCCCCTGGGCGCCAGCCACGCCAGGCAGACCCCCTTCGCTGGACTGCGCGACCTGGACCTGCCAGAGGAGTGA
- the moaC gene encoding cyclic pyranopterin monophosphate synthase MoaC, with the protein MAADPPAPELTHFRDGLPRMVDVTGKAATTRTATAEAWVRLPPEARAALEAGTNPKGDPLTVARLAGLAGSKRTADLILLCHPIPVTGADVQVSLEDAGVRITATVRTTAPTGVEMEALTAASVAALNVYDMLKAASKALEITGVRLLSKTGGKSGDYCAPQSL; encoded by the coding sequence ATGGCGGCAGACCCCCCAGCACCTGAATTGACCCATTTCCGCGACGGCCTGCCGCGCATGGTGGACGTGACCGGGAAGGCCGCCACCACCCGCACTGCCACCGCCGAGGCCTGGGTGCGCCTGCCCCCCGAGGCCCGCGCGGCGCTGGAAGCAGGGACCAATCCTAAGGGGGACCCGCTGACTGTGGCGCGGCTGGCGGGACTGGCGGGCAGCAAACGCACGGCGGACCTGATCCTGCTGTGTCACCCGATCCCCGTGACGGGTGCGGACGTGCAGGTGTCGCTGGAAGATGCGGGCGTACGGATTACCGCCACCGTCCGCACCACCGCCCCGACCGGGGTGGAGATGGAAGCCCTGACCGCTGCCAGCGTCGCAGCTCTGAACGTGTACGACATGCTCAAGGCGGCCAGCAAGGCGCTGGAGATCACGGGGGTCCGGCTGCTAAGCAAGACCGGGGGCAAGAGCGGCGACTACTGCGCTCCTCAATCTCTCTAG
- a CDS encoding polymer-forming cytoskeletal protein produces the protein MERHNREGGPQDGPSDWLDLLHREAEGDLTLAETAALRSLPNQEELATWRWRLATTTAQLSALPPQDLPASVAQGVAADVAWSARLSVHRPELPHSLADAVISDIATAQRLQRSSVPSLPQSLAAGVIGDIRAARQLGAAPPPMPSSVAAAVASDIAWGGWLHAPTPTPPRSVATAVAARIAKPEMESLAAPPPDFAPASAAASNFMAPLKPRHNPAPLALVVALMVGLTLLAVTTVWPNLAAGALVLRTLLAQVSPLAGVGLALLLLTSALVSWRPGPTMQRMGAGAFALSAVLTLPALYTLAAHGDVRFGQNIVVSGPVDGNVIAVGGHVRLEAGARVQGEVVTLLGDVRRDPGAQVSGRVNALLGHAPDDLDALETAPPQGIGMATAAAFRPLLGWLGSAAWPQIFVTLTGGALLLLFVAGLAPTLARRQRHAPMRTLALGVLALTALGGPSLALALAGLLGPALVAAALAVVILAMGLSVSAYDLGRALAYRLRLPVPDAVGAMLGLSAVAASLSEPPLAFGLAVIGGAWGAGTLLLARGGVRTA, from the coding sequence ATGGAGCGACACAACCGGGAGGGTGGGCCACAAGACGGCCCGTCTGACTGGCTGGACCTGCTGCACCGCGAGGCTGAAGGCGATCTGACACTCGCCGAGACGGCGGCGCTGCGCTCGTTGCCCAATCAGGAGGAATTGGCGACCTGGCGTTGGCGGCTGGCAACCACCACCGCCCAGCTGAGCGCCCTGCCGCCACAGGACCTTCCCGCGAGTGTGGCCCAGGGCGTGGCCGCAGATGTGGCGTGGAGCGCGCGCCTGAGCGTTCATCGTCCAGAGCTCCCCCATTCACTGGCAGACGCAGTGATTTCCGACATCGCCACTGCCCAGCGTCTCCAGAGGTCGTCCGTTCCCTCCCTGCCCCAAAGCCTTGCGGCCGGGGTTATAGGGGACATCCGGGCGGCGCGTCAACTTGGCGCGGCTCCGCCTCCCATGCCGTCCAGCGTGGCCGCTGCCGTCGCCTCCGATATCGCGTGGGGGGGATGGCTTCATGCCCCCACGCCCACGCCGCCACGTTCGGTGGCCACGGCAGTGGCGGCCCGTATTGCCAAGCCGGAAATGGAGAGCCTTGCCGCCCCTCCTCCCGACTTCGCCCCCGCTTCAGCTGCGGCGAGCAACTTCATGGCTCCTCTCAAGCCCCGGCACAATCCTGCCCCGCTGGCCCTGGTGGTGGCCCTGATGGTTGGGCTGACCCTGCTGGCCGTCACGACCGTCTGGCCCAATCTGGCGGCGGGGGCACTGGTGCTTCGGACGCTGCTAGCCCAGGTGTCGCCGCTGGCCGGAGTGGGGCTGGCGCTGCTGCTGCTCACCAGTGCGCTGGTCAGCTGGCGCCCTGGCCCGACCATGCAGCGCATGGGGGCTGGGGCCTTCGCCCTGAGCGCAGTACTGACCCTGCCCGCGTTGTACACCCTGGCCGCCCACGGAGACGTGCGCTTCGGGCAGAACATTGTGGTCAGCGGACCAGTGGACGGCAATGTGATCGCGGTGGGAGGACACGTGCGGCTGGAAGCTGGGGCGCGGGTGCAGGGCGAGGTGGTCACGCTGCTGGGCGACGTACGCCGCGATCCGGGGGCGCAGGTCAGCGGCCGAGTCAACGCGCTGCTGGGCCACGCGCCGGATGATCTGGACGCGCTGGAAACGGCCCCTCCGCAGGGGATCGGCATGGCCACCGCCGCCGCCTTCAGGCCACTGCTGGGCTGGCTGGGCAGCGCCGCGTGGCCGCAGATCTTCGTCACGCTGACCGGCGGCGCGTTGCTACTGCTGTTTGTGGCCGGGCTGGCCCCCACGCTGGCCCGCCGACAGCGCCATGCCCCCATGCGGACGCTGGCACTGGGGGTCCTGGCTCTGACCGCTCTGGGCGGACCTTCCCTCGCGCTGGCGCTGGCCGGGCTGCTGGGGCCGGCCCTGGTGGCTGCCGCGCTGGCGGTGGTGATTCTCGCGATGGGCCTGAGCGTCAGTGCCTATGACCTGGGACGCGCCCTGGCCTACCGCCTGCGCCTGCCCGTTCCCGACGCCGTGGGGGCCATGCTGGGCTTGAGCGCCGTGGCCGCCAGCCTCAGCGAGCCGCCACTGGCTTTTGGGCTGGCCGTGATCGGCGGCGCGTGGGGTGCGGGCACGCTGTTGCTGGCACGTGGAGGAGTTCGGACCGCGTAG
- a CDS encoding helix-turn-helix domain-containing protein, producing the protein MKLHERLRELRSERGLRLKDVAETAGISVPYLSDLERGRTNPSLETLQTLAGSYAITVHDLLEGVEFYGASTEGSMPKGLADLVADPTLGPQITPDWVQTLSRIELRGKRPRDKGDWYEIYLHLKRILN; encoded by the coding sequence ATGAAATTGCACGAAAGACTCCGCGAGCTCCGTAGCGAACGCGGGCTGCGGCTCAAGGACGTCGCCGAGACCGCCGGGATCAGCGTCCCGTACCTCAGCGATCTGGAACGGGGCCGGACCAATCCCAGTCTGGAAACCCTGCAGACTCTGGCCGGATCCTACGCCATTACGGTTCATGATCTGCTGGAGGGCGTCGAATTCTACGGCGCGTCCACCGAGGGCTCCATGCCCAAGGGGCTGGCCGATCTGGTGGCCGACCCCACGCTGGGGCCGCAGATCACGCCCGACTGGGTGCAGACCCTATCGCGCATCGAACTGCGCGGCAAGCGTCCGCGCGACAAGGGCGACTGGTACGAGATTTACCTGCACCTCAAGCGCATCTTGAACTGA
- a CDS encoding carboxypeptidase M32, with product MTTTESSPTSDTMTELRRRLGQVSDLAAAEALMSWEQETSMPDEAARVRGLQLSTLAGLTHAMFTDQQTGKLLETVEPANETDGAIVRVARRDYDRATRLPTEFVEAQTQAQNEAHHAWLAARKASDFATFAPHLERMMELARREADLRGYDEHPYDALLDNYEPGMRAGTVGTIFADLRDRTLPLIRRIAAAGDAADYSVLTRPFPAEAQKAFAWKIAGEAFGLEGSFARQDESAHPFMTNFSRSDLRITTRVEPYWPACLFGTWHETGHAMYERGVSGRWERTPVSGGASLGVHESQSRLFENLLARSLPFWNRYFSQLAEAAPEVTAGLDAAGLYRAVNRVNPSMIRVEADEVTYNFHIMLRFELELALLEGKLKVADLPEAWNAKMQDYLGLTPPDDAQGVLQDVHWSAGLIGYFPTYALGNLLSVQLLEAAQADAKIAGGSQNAEYGPLLSWLTENVHQYGRSLTPTQITEQATGRPLSADPYVAYLHRKYGEIYGLEGSRR from the coding sequence ATGACCACCACCGAATCATCTCCCACCTCCGATACCATGACCGAACTGCGCCGGCGTCTGGGCCAGGTGTCCGATCTGGCTGCTGCGGAAGCGCTGATGTCCTGGGAGCAGGAAACCAGCATGCCGGACGAGGCCGCCCGGGTGCGCGGCCTGCAACTGTCCACCCTGGCAGGCCTGACCCACGCGATGTTCACGGACCAGCAGACTGGGAAGCTGCTGGAAACCGTCGAGCCAGCCAATGAGACCGACGGGGCCATCGTGCGTGTGGCCCGGCGCGACTACGACAGGGCCACCAGGCTGCCCACCGAGTTTGTGGAGGCGCAGACCCAGGCCCAGAACGAGGCGCACCACGCCTGGCTCGCGGCCCGCAAGGCGAGTGACTTCGCCACCTTCGCTCCGCATCTGGAGCGCATGATGGAGCTGGCCCGCCGTGAGGCCGACCTGCGTGGTTATGACGAGCATCCCTACGACGCCCTGCTGGACAACTACGAGCCGGGCATGCGGGCCGGGACAGTGGGGACCATCTTCGCCGACCTGCGGGACCGGACCCTGCCGCTCATTAGGCGCATCGCGGCGGCGGGCGATGCGGCGGATTACAGCGTGCTGACCCGGCCCTTCCCCGCTGAGGCGCAGAAAGCCTTCGCCTGGAAAATCGCGGGGGAGGCCTTCGGCCTGGAAGGCTCGTTTGCGCGCCAGGATGAGAGCGCCCACCCCTTCATGACCAATTTCAGCCGCTCGGACCTGCGCATCACCACGCGGGTGGAACCCTACTGGCCCGCCTGTCTGTTCGGAACGTGGCACGAGACGGGGCACGCCATGTACGAGCGCGGCGTCTCCGGACGGTGGGAGCGTACGCCGGTGTCGGGCGGCGCGAGTCTGGGGGTCCACGAAAGCCAGTCGCGCCTGTTTGAGAATCTGCTGGCGCGCAGCCTGCCGTTCTGGAACCGTTACTTCTCGCAACTGGCGGAGGCGGCCCCGGAAGTGACCGCCGGACTGGACGCGGCTGGCCTGTACCGCGCCGTCAACCGCGTCAACCCCAGCATGATCCGGGTGGAGGCTGATGAGGTCACATACAACTTCCACATCATGCTGCGCTTCGAGCTGGAACTGGCGTTGCTAGAGGGCAAGTTGAAGGTCGCGGACCTGCCCGAGGCCTGGAACGCGAAGATGCAGGACTACCTGGGCCTGACCCCGCCGGACGACGCCCAGGGCGTGTTGCAGGACGTTCACTGGTCCGCGGGCCTGATCGGGTATTTCCCCACCTACGCGCTGGGCAACCTGTTAAGCGTGCAGTTGCTGGAGGCGGCGCAGGCCGATGCGAAGATTGCAGGGGGCAGCCAGAACGCCGAGTACGGCCCGTTGCTGTCCTGGCTGACCGAGAATGTCCACCAGTATGGCCGCAGCCTGACCCCCACACAGATCACCGAGCAGGCGACCGGACGCCCGCTGAGCGCCGATCCTTATGTGGCCTACCTGCACCGGAAGTACGGGGAGATCTACGGGCTGGAAGGGTCACGCCGCTAG